AATTGTGGCTTAAGTATGTGCACATCCCCTTTAGCTGTGACATTTTTTCACCTGCTCTCACTCGACTCCACACCCTGCATATGCAAATTACCCAGAAAGAGACAcatattggtcacattttgtaaCTCATAACTCACTGGTGAGGCTTAAACAGCACCATGTTCTGGTTCATGCCAGTGCCCAAGTACTGAATCGTATTATTTATGCATTGGAAAAGACCAAGCACAAAAGTTCAAGGCATTTATATTACTTACATAGACTTTGTCATATTTCTGTCCATAATAGGTGATGGGGCACGAGGTGATGTTCATCTCCCCAGAACTGGTAAATGTCTGGTTTGTTGCAGCAGTACCTGAAGATATGGAGACACATTACACAAGCTAACATTCTGCATAGGTTTATTTTTTAGTTATATGCATTAATTTTCCTCTAATTTGAAAAACAGAAGGAAAAATCTCTCTCCAAAGTCTTTCCAAAGGCTCCAATCAAGGATGATCAACTTGTGCGTCTTTACCATATAGCCTCACTAATCTGTGCCTGAGGTTAGGAAAatagctttaaaaaatatatataatataattgacattttggaaaatacacttatttgttttcttgccgcGAGTTACGTGAGatgatcgataccactctcatgttcgCTAAATATGCAGCAGGAGTCAGCagttggttagcttagcttagcataaagactggaaagagGGGGAGACTGTtagcctggctttgtccaaaagtaacaaaatcTACCAactagcacctctaaagctcacttaaaataatgacaaatcaCTGTTTTACATGTGCCACACTAGTTCTTGGCTGGGCACGATAACTTCCTGCAGTCAATACTGGTTCTCTGGCAAATAACAAAATGGATGCAGTGTGAataaagtgtgtgcgtgtgtttcttTGAGTTGTGAAGCCTTCTTACCTGGTAGCAGGCTGAGTGCAGCCAGGTACAGTATGAAGCAGAACATGTTGGCTGTCCGCTGACAGGGACCTGAAACACAGTTGGAGTCATAACTTAAACTTAGGTATACATGCATATCGTGAAGGTCTAAATATtctcaaataaaatatgtaggCATTTCAATTAGACTGTTTTATCTTCATTTCTGCGTCCTCctcaaaataataagtaaatgcatttttaaaaatatacatatgtatTCTGTTGTGACTAAATAAATCCAGTCTTTAATACAGCTTTAAGCAAAAGAAAGACCTTAGAAAATGTAGTACTcatttaaaaggaaaacaaaggaCAAAAAGAAATGAACAGTCAGATTTCTTGGTTTTTGTATTGTTGGTCCAAACAGCAGATATTAACCTTTATGTATAAATGACCCTTTCCTTCTTGTCAGTAATGACTGGGAAAAGTCAGTGTAAACCTATATATGAGAGCAGTTTAAATGAGCTGATTGTAAACCTATATATGAGAGCAGTTTAAATGAGCTGATTGTAAACCTATATATGAGAGCAGTTTAAATGAGCTGATTGTAAACCTATATATGAGAGCAGTTTAAATGAGCTGATTGTAAACCTATATATGAGAGCAGTTTAAATGAGCTGATTGAGTTGACTTCTTATTTTGAGACATGACTTTATCTCTTGAGCACCTGTCTGTATACAGGTATGCAAAGATCGCTCCTTTTGTTTGTCTGCAAAATTAGCTGGTTATTAATGTCGCTATAAATATCCttgcatttttatttccttatctGAGTATGCATTCTTATGTTTAGTAGATTTTGCATTATATTTTGtatctttgttttatgttttaagaAATGACcctaaaatgttttttctagTCTAAATTAAGCTATCCTAAAAGCTGTGGTAAGAGTCAGAGTAATTACAAAATGTGCAGACAAGATGTGAACCAAAAGTTTCCAGGTTGTCTTACCCTCTGGAGGAATTGTAGGAGAGCAGGGAAGTTGAGCAGCTCTGTGTTTGAGGAGAAGTTTCTCTGGACGCTTCAACACTTCAGACTGATTTGCCTGCCTCGCCTCTCTGTCTGGAGGATATACATTGTCCACCGTCTTGTTTACTCGCCAGTGAAGAAATTCACATTCTCGTAACCTTTTGTCTTCTTCAAACTGTCTTCTGTCACGGAACATTCCAGTTTCCAAATCATCTGTAATTAACTGAGAGATACTGATGCAGACTGTGAGAACAACTTGACAGTGTTAGGTGTCACATTTTTCAACGCCTCATTACCGTCAGTGTAAAGATCCATTTTGAAGGAGCACAAAAACATATTAAGCTTACTTATTTTATTAAGAAATGCAGATTAAAGAGCCTTATATTTAATGAAAATCTtaaaacatacaatatataagaGAGCATACAGTACTGACATGGCCTCTGCAAATGTATTAATTAGTAATTCTTAAGGCCACACTAAAGATTTTTCATATCTTAACAGAGCGTGAAAATGTGAGCGACCCCACACATACGACAGGTTATGTTAAATGTAATAGCTTGGTTCCTATagcgtgtggagagcaacgatttggccaaaacagaacaccacactaacagattcactcatgaacaacaagagatctcgcaaaatctctcgagatcaaacgtgactttagtgtaaacaaacacggTGGGCGACGAGCAGGAAGAATttgcgatgttagtttttactttgtactgaaaattcaccaaggatggatggatgaagtcattgagacatgttaaataaacacttaccacgaatcaacaagttggtcctccacttctgaggtccatcttactactactttttgttttgcattagctcatgcattagccacgGCCGAaatgacggcggtggttgtccttccttcttcagtcagcttggctCTCAATTgtctcggggttccccacacacaacaggatatctgaTCGTGAATATTGAGCATGTTTAACATTTACGATTTGagatcggtgcggccaggatggacttctgagccaGTTggggaatgtaaaaaaaacactcttaacatatttcacaccacaggaatatctggaaagataatctttagaactaTCAAAAAATCCGGGTTTTTCTGACCATTATAGGGGAGGGGGAAATCAGACACCAAATCAGCTTAATGTGTACCCTGCATTAGTTACAGTTTGGGTTTTGGGTCAAATTTGTAATTTCACAATAGAGTCTGTCTGTGCTATATTTAGTTTTCAAACACACATAACGTGTGTGATCCCTAACTGGTTGGATATGTGGTGTGTTTAAAAAACCTGcacaacacaaaagaaaaaatccTAAAGCTCAAATGTTTAGTTCAAACTGAGAAAGATCTGATCTGGAATGTAGCAGGGCAGGAAAGAGTTTGACAGCTCTATTATAAGTGCTGACACTGATGACTTTTACCTCCTGCGAAGAACTCTGACAGATGTTAAGCCGAGGTGTGGCCAGTCAGTCACAAACTGAGCACCAGTTGAACAGCTTTAGAGAgttacatcacatcacatcacgtCACgaaagcacacacaaacatcacgTGAACTCCAAATTCCAGTAAGATTGAATGTCAGCACATTATTTTCATAGGTGCATTTAGCTACTTTTGACTCAGTAGGACTTCTATTCCTTGTTTTGCACAATCCTTTTTAAATTAAGCTTCACATTTGTGTCAGGAAGGATcaatattaatttataaaatttgtgtgtgtttgtgtgtgtatgatgaGCTGCAGGTAAGCTTGGCTGAGTGGTTGATTGATTGCATGTGAGTTTTTGGGTTGATCCAGGGAGCTGATTGGTTCCAACCTCAAGTGAGAGGTTTAAAAGGCTGgtttccccctcctcttccagcCAGACTGCCAGCAAGAACACACCAAGTGAAATGTACTGAAGTTTGTCAATCTATATAACAGCCCAGGTTAGGTAGGGGTGGgtagcatttttgttttaagcctttttttttcctgcttttgGTTAGGAGTTTGGTTATTAATTTGTcttttgtttcctttctttttttaggtATGTTTAAGTTGTTTAACTTCCTTTTGTTTACTGTTTGCTGTAAGCGTACCCTAAAGACATTCTTTTTAACTAAACCTTTTTTAAGGGCTGCAAATTCCTTGTTGCTGGTGGTTCTTGGGAGCTTGGAAGACACTGACACTGTCAtcccaaaaaagacaaaagtctACCCCAACAACAAACTTTATATCACAAAAGAAGTGAAGGACTGTATTAACAGGAAAAGCCAGCCCTCTCcaattcccagggcgtcaaacaTAGAGGCTCTGTCACGCCCATCAGGGTTTGGTTACGCTGTAtacggcaccctttagcaccagtaTGAGAAGCCCCGCATTCCATTGACCTAAACctatccgcggcaacagtaaacactgagaaagtgtgccgggagtggatgggtccaacaaacacaaggctttcatcctgTGCTGTTCCTGTCCCATGTGTCacattcctaaacctaactatagtggttttgtggCCTAATCATAAAGTGATGCTGATCTAAGACCAATGACCACTTACAACTAAAAACTGTACTTTGGTGTTGAACCAGAGGCTGAAAGAACCTAGAGAACATCATGGGGGTTATAAAGAAAAACCTCCAGGCTCTAAAAAACTATGGGTGCCCAATGAAAACAGCAACTCACCTACACAAACCTTTTCAAAGCTTTTTACCAAACTGATTGGTTAGTGTATATCATTGatattgtattaaaagtttgtCAAAACATCCAGACACTTACTAGTTTTCAGTGAACTTGACATACCAAACCAACAGCAATGCTAACTTGTTTGGCTAACTCTTACCTTTGCTAACTTTGCTCTTATGATAGTATTTTGGCAGGGTCAAGGGTTTTTGCACCCAGGCTGTTGCAAATTGCCCGTGAGCATCCAGGAATTCATATATCTTAAAATGTATGCTTCTAATAGGGAGTAAGCAATGATGTACGGGTGTTTGAAGAAAGCTAGCAACTTAATAGCTCGGGACCACTTCTCCATTTCAGTCCAGATGTTTCtacagttgtgacatcacactggGATGCAGTCCAGAACAATGACATCACTAACTTTCTACCCAGGGCTGACAGGTCCTTGTTTTCAgtataactccctgtttcattaAACTAGTTGTTTCATGCAAGATTACTTTTATAACTACTCTATATTCCAAGtcaaattgtatttaatttccATGCCATGATActttaaaatatgaatgttttAATTTTGACCTTTAATGGGACATTTCAATACTCGCAAATCTACTTTAGCAACAAGAACAAGGGTGCATATACGTATCTCGCAATGCATAATATGTTGTCGCAGATATGTTTGGAAGAAAGGAGACGAAGGGAATACAAAATAGAGGGAAGAGCATGATGAAAACAGATGAAGAAGATTGCTGCAGAAAGTATAGTCACCTGAGGAAAAGATGGGGGTGGGAcggggaggagagagataaATCTAATATGAATACTTGGAGGAGACCTGCGACCTCAGAGAGCTGCCAGTGTTCAGCAGCTTGTCATGTCCTATCTCTGTTGATGGAGACCCTGGAAGAAACTGAACTCTGCTTTCCACAATTCCTCAACACTTCTTGCAGGAAGAGCAGGCGTCCTCACTCTGCAGCCATACTCATTCACATTCTGATGGCTTCCATCTCTCTGCTCACTGCGACTCTAAACATGCTGGTCATAATCTCCATCTCACACTACAAGTAAGTGAAGTATTTGTGTTTCAGTCATGGATTTTACCTGCTGATATGACAATTGATGCTACAGATAATGATAAGCATGTTGCTCTGTTATCTCTCCAGGCAGCTCCAGACCCCcaccaacctcctcctcctctctctggctgtctCAGATTTCTGTGTGGGACTCCTCATGTTGCTTCAAACTGTGCTCATAGATGGCTGCTGGTATTTCGGTCCCATCATGTGTGCCGTGTATTATGTTTCTGACTATATTATTACCTCTGCCTCCATAGGAACCATGGTGCTCATATCAGTTGACCGCTATGTGGCTATTTGTGATCCTCTCCGTTACCCCACCAAAATCACTCAAAAAAGAGTTCAAGTCAGTGTTTGCCTGTGTTGGatgtgttctgctgtttttCACATTGTGCGGTTTAAGAATAACCTGAAACAATCAGGCAGGTATAACTCCTGCTTTGGACAGTGTGTGGTTGTTATTGATTATGCTGCTGGACTtgcagatctttttttgtcctttaTTGGTCCTGTCACTGTCATCATAGTTCTGTATATGAGAGTATTTGTGGTGGCTGTGACTCAGGCTCGTGCCATGCGGTCTCATATTGCAGCTGTGACTCTCCGGTGTTCAGTTACTGTAACTGCTAAGAAATCTGAGATGAAAGCAGCCAGGATTCTTGGTGTTGCTATTGTCGTGTTTCTATTATGTCTCTGTCCATATTATTTTGTTGCACTTACAGGCCAGGACACCTTGCTCAATGTCTCATCTGCTGCCTTTGTAATATGGCTGTTTTATTTCAACTCCTGTCTCAACCCTATGATCTATGCCTTTTCTTACCCCTGGTTTAGAAAATCTATTAAACTCATTGTTACACTTCAGATACTGCAGCCTGGCTCCTGTGATGCCAACATACtgtagagagagagtgtgtgtgtacaaagaAATGCTCTTAAAATGTTTGAGGCCCACATATAGCAATGTTGTTAGGTAATGAAAAGGTGTAATTGTCTATGCAGATAAATGATTTCTTCATGTTGTTGATTCAGTGAATTACACAACCTAAATATGTGAGGAAACTGGCAAAGGGATACCTTTAATGGTTTGTGACAGGAATATGGAATAGTGATTGATTGAATGAGTCAGTCTCCATGAGCGTCTGTTGTTTATTGTCAGTTTCCCATCTTTTAAATTACAGACATTCAACAATAGTTTAGCAAATAAGAtattatacatactgtatgtcacataCATATGATGGTTATTATCCAAATAGGCAGCCCATTCTCAATTCTATGACaaattgggatgagaacgtgtttgACTAGGATcagtttaaatgtttattttaaagcatcttacagaaaaaaataataaataaatttattgaagaaacaataaaaagccgAGCAGAGGCAAGAAGACAATGAAAGTGTATACAAGAAACTTTTACAACAGAATTATAATTCAGGTGATATTAAAGCCTTTTTATAggttttcaaaaaaaaattaaaacattttattgagCTGACTGATCTAAGACTTTGCCAGAGCATTAATGGGGTCAGGAGCTCAGTAAAGTAATGAGGTGACACACAAAAGTTATGTAAGGAAGTTGGTAAGGCAAACTAAAGACAAGAAAATAATTTAATGTGTCATGCAAATCGGTTGTTGGCaaatgcatgatagcattgTTGCAATGGTAGCTTAATAAAGCTTTCTGAGATGAGAAGGATACGTTGGCACAAACATAACACACTAAATTAAATGAGGAGTTTTGTAAACAACagctatttttttattaaatactgTATTGATATAACTTTTTCTAGGTCTCAACATTCTGAGGAAATAGACACAAATCTAAAGAAAAGAGATTTCTGCTGtttactgacatttttcacactttatttattctgcaaatataataaaacaactaCTTAAAATGTTATGAAAGCTTATTTATTTCTAACCATTTTGCAATTCTCACATTTATCTCAGTATTTTTCATCCCAGTGTGACTATCTGTGGTAACATCATGTTAGTCTCATTTGTCATACCTAGGGAAAACTGTTGATATAAGTAAGAAATAACTAGAAGGCATACATATTATAAAGACAATTTGAGTGCACTCACTTTAGCTTGAGTACAGCGCTTCAGTGTATTTAAGTCCCTGATCAAGCTGCTTCAACTAAGGCCTGTGTTTACAACAATACAACTTGTATTATGAGCACAGTGTTTTGGTGAAGGGTGATGGCAGGAGCTTCTATATCAAGCAAGAGGAATGTCGGCCATAGTGAAGGTCATTATTCTCAAAACTGTTtcatgggacatcacaactATATTGCATGTCAGCAAAAtgtagtaactcacccaaaacacttcattcatgcttcaaaagttagtcattgtgtcagtaaactggCCAATGCAAccaaaatgacatttttttttttcgtcgttggtcaaaatgttatttttcacCACGgcagtcaaccctggaaatgtttcttatggtggttcaaatggggtcgtgtttaccacgTTTActagaagagtccatatgaacgcccccctcatgtggtattcacaaccatattgtaatttttgttgtatattgttttttttcgtaattttataataggtctgaggaaaatgttgatattcccaatggcctcatctttttcctctgtcattatgcctttgcatttactacattatgttacccacttgctaaattgttagcctctgtggcttctagacaccgacagtaacattaatattgccgttgcttagcataTCGtatacacgacttcccatgttgtaaatacgagtttcatttgaaggcaccaatacaTACAAATATCTGCTTTGTTTTGGGGGTTTTTAACAGTAGGTGGTGAGAACAaaggtgctgtaatttatcgaCAAGGGTTCACATTCTTTTCGTAAAATACTTagtatttgtgaacaaatataattaatgaaacattatttaaaagttttctgaatctgctcttctgatttatagaatatgattttacaggacaaacatttccagaagaattaaatgttcagacgaaggctgtgatcaataataataataataatttaacaagtaataataatggtccaaaatgatgtaaaatgcatagttttaagtcaaaaaccttaaaATTTActtgggggaggacccccaaacccaatttctcctggtattttttattcactttaaaaattgaaaatgtgtgtCTGCATAATATGTAAGAGCATCCTGACTGAgactctgctcctaaaacctgaataaagaGCTCAAACATCTTACTTGTACCTCtgtacctgcctgtctgtctagCTGCTGTTGATTCTAGCCTATAaacatcctataatatattatagagtgacactacaaataacacaaaaagcactttaagtattaacactatatacaaatataccaccttaaccctataatgttccagttggaatattattggattattataggcctactactgtatagaagatgcataacccaagtataataatagcaataaaaccacagctgattagGACGcagtttaacatgcttaaagaaataatgaatgaatatgaataaGTTTCAAGAGATTGCAGATCACGGCcaatacacaaaacaacatgTTAATAAGGGGAGTACCGGCActcatttttttccacttcaagcactggtcatagatatttatggaatatacatttTGATAATTAAATGGGTGATTTTGCATGTGATGCTCAAACGCTGaaagaatttttattttttttttcacttagaATCAACTCATTAGTTTTGTGGTTACTGTGCAAATTTAGACAATTGTACATACTCTTTTGCACACGTGCCAAAATGTGAAAGAAATTCtgatctgttgtgaacaacaaactaattgttgaGAAATTTcaacttattgttttgaaaaacatGATTCTCATTCAAGAATTGAGCCAATGCAAATGAGGAAAAACTAATGTCTAACAGGTCCTACACATTAAATGTTGTTGTGGGTCCCTATGCAGTTTAATTATAAGAGATTAATACACAATTACTCTTCAACAACTGAAGCACGTACATATAATGTTGGTTTCAGAATTTAGCCCTCAGTAGAAAAACACCAGTCCCTGCATTTATTGCATGATTCACAAAGTATTACtaacattattgttattacatGTATAtctaattaaacaaaaatgtatatactgtacccTATTACTACGCTTTCACTAAACTCCCAATACACAAATATCCACTATTACTGTGCAGTGAGCTAAAGGCCTAAAATAATGACATGAATATCAGTGCCACAATATGAAGCATGTTGGATTATAGACAGTTTCAGATGTGATAATGACAATGAACACAATTGACTGATATTGAAAATGATTCATGAAGGTTTGGAAATATAAACAAGAATAATTATTTCTCCAGCCATTACACCTTTTGATTTTACTTCAGTGCCTCAATAACAACAGCAAATACATTTCCAGCTTCAAAGAAAGCTTTATTGATATTTACTCACCAGTCTGCCTCTACAGTATTTTAGTATCACAAGAGTCAGGTTGCAGTATTTTAAGAGTAACTATGAGTTTAATCGATTTTCTAAACCAGGGGTAAAAAAAGGCATAGATCACAGGGTTAAGACAGGAGTTGAAATACAGCAACCAGACTACAAATGTTGAGGACGAACTACTGTCTTCAATTTCTTCACCTATAAGGGATGGAGAGTAATATGGACAGAAACATATGAGaaacacaaccacaacaacaccaagAGTCCTGGCTGCTTTCATTTCAGATTTCTTAGCAGTTACAGCCACTGGACGCTGTAGAGTGACCGCTGCAATGTGGGACCGCATGGCACGAGCCTGAGTAACAGCCACCACAAATACTCTCATATACAGAACTATGATGACAGTAATTGGGCCGATAAAGGTGAAGACAAAGTCAACATTTCCTGTGATATGGTTAAGGACAACTACACACTCTCCATAGCAGGAATTCTGTGAATCAGGTTGTCTCAAAAAGTCCTGTAAAATGAGACTGTTATAGAGAATAGAGCAAATCCAACACAGGCAAACACAGATTTTTGTTCTGTCCATAGTAACTCTTGTGGTGTAATGTAGAGGGTCACAAATAGCCAAATAACGATCAATTGATATGAGCACCATATTTCCAACCGAAGAAGAGGTAATGATAAAATCTACAACATAATACAGAGCACACATGAGGTCACCCAGGAACCAGCAAGCCTCTGTTAAAAGGATGTCAACCGGCATCAGCAGGAGGCCCACAAGGAGGTCTGAGACAgccagggagaggaggaggaggttggtgGGGCTGTGGAGCTGCCTGGAGAGGAAGAATAGCATCACTTATGAGATTATCATCAATGGTATAGCTTGTTAGCAACAGCAGTAGTAGCAAAGAAATTCTTATGTGCATGAATGTATTCTGGAGTGCCTGCTTTAAATATTTTGTCACACAAcattgtgtttgaatatttaaaaaaaaataggtttaaACACGGATTCATTATTAGCTGGAAAATGCACATTAAAAGGAAGACATGTAATTCATGTAAATTTTCAAGATAAAAATATGTTAGTTTATGGTGAGTGAGTTTATCTCTGCCTGAAGTGGGAGATAGAGATGATGACCAGCATGTTGAGAGCTGCAGTGAGCAGAGAAATGAAAGACAGCAGAATGAGAACAAGCATGCCGTCGGACTGAAGTGGCATGGGTTTCCTGCAGGAACTGTTGAGGAGTTGTGGAAAGCAGAGTTCAGCTCCTTCTGGTGTGTCCATCTTCAGACAGAGGTGGCAAGAAGCTACTGGCAGCTTTTTCACCAAAGCTCTCTGTTGTACAACTGATTTATCTCtcccactactgctactacttctcTCCAGCGACTCCAGAGACTGAGGTCCCTCCCCTCCACTTTGCTGTCTGCGGTCATCTTCATCTCAGTCTTCATCacttccctccatctctcacttGGTGTATTCTGTCTCTATTCTGTCTCAGAAAGTAATGGGAGTTTGACCTGTTGACCTGATCTCGAGACGGTCATCCGTGCTTTAATTTCATCTCGGTTAAATAATTGCAATGCACTGTCTTCAGGGTTAAGCCAAAAAACATCTCACGCCTTTTGCTGCTACAAAACGCAGCTGCTTGGCTTTGAACAAAGAAGAGACCAGATCATATCAGCCCCATTAGCCAGAGTGCAGCGTCAGATCCTCAGGCGGGGCTCTCAGGTTGGTGTGTAGCTATATCTCtgaaaaataatgcactgtaattcgtatgtATCCCACACAATGAAtctgtgtgtaattcacgtaatcgtgaaccaggaaatataaagaaaggtgggcgggtcaaaaaataccggactACCAGGAGAGCGTTTTTACaagcgtttgtgtcccgtgtgaaaccagaagtcaacattgatttatttttattcataagGTGCAGCCGGGGGGAGGAGAGTGTCCGGTTTTTGGACCTCAAAATGGCTTCTCTattctttgcagatgatgtggttctgttggctcgAGGTGGAGCAGCTCAGGACAGAGAACAAGAGGCCAAAGGCACAGACAGAACCACACAGGAATTCCGCCGGCTGGCTTTAAGGACAGACAGAACCGCCCTGGAGGGTAGGCAAAACCAAGTTGCAGGAGGGTCACAGAAACAGGCACAGTGGAGCACTTGGGAGACTCATAGAGGGAGACCTAATTGGCTGATCTAGGACATCCGGCTGGAGGTTTGGACAAGGGACCGGCTGAGGATCCACCTGGATGTCGGAACAAGTGGGGGCCCGTAGGTGCAGCGTCAACCTGGCAAGGAAAGCTGGCTAAAGACCACAGCATGTTGCCAACTGGAGATCAGAAACATTTTTAGGGGTTCACGACAAGGGATCAGAGATGACTATTGAGGTGGGCCAACAGAGAATCAGTGACAACTGCAGGGGCGGGTAACTGGGGAACAGTGAGGGCTACAGGGCTTGAGTTCAATGACACATGACAGAACACATAACAAGTTAAACCTCTTTATTATAATAAGTTTTACCATATCTATACATCAATATTTTAACCAAGATAATGGCATAATAGTAACCAGACGCTGTACTCCAACATGGAAATTGTCATTCTTTATAAGACAGGAATATaggggaagaggaggtgaaATACAGGGTAAATAAAGATAGTTGAAAAAGTAATTACAGAAGGGAGAAGTTAAGTCACTCCTACTGAAAGAAAGTTGTcaccagagagaaagaggaaggagggatgTGGGAGAAAAAAGAGATAAATCAGTTGTATGACGGAGAGCTTCAGACAGAAAGCTGACAGAGCTCAGCAGCTTCtcgtctcctcctctttctgagAATGAAAACCCTTGAAGAAGATGAACTCTGCTTTCCACAACTCCTCAACTCCTCCTGCAGGAGGACCATGCGTCCTCACTCTGTATCCATGCTTACTTACGTTTTActgtcctccatctctctgctcACTGTGACTCTCAACCTGCTGgtcatcatctccatctctcacttcaagtagtcaaatatttaatcaatttaTAAAACTGGTAGCTGTCTAGAAAGGAATGGTTCATGAAACAGAATACAAATTACCAGATCTCAGTCTGTAAAGGAATGATGTTTCATGGATTTTATCTGCTGATATGACAATTGATGCTACAGA
This DNA window, taken from Sebastes fasciatus isolate fSebFas1 chromosome 14, fSebFas1.pri, whole genome shotgun sequence, encodes the following:
- the LOC141782212 gene encoding trace amine-associated receptor 13c-like, which codes for MDTPEGAELCFPQLLNSSCRKPMPLQSDGMLVLILLSFISLLTAALNMLVIISISHFRQLHSPTNLLLLSLAVSDLLVGLLLMPVDILLTEACWFLGDLMCALYYVVDFIITSSSVGNMVLISIDRYLAICDPLHYTTRVTMDRTKICVCLCWICSILYNSLILQDFLRQPDSQNSCYGECVVVLNHITGNVDFVFTFIGPITVIIVLYMRVFVVAVTQARAMRSHIAAVTLQRPVAVTAKKSEMKAARTLGVVVVVFLICFCPYYSPSLIGEEIEDSSSSSTFVVWLLYFNSCLNPVIYAFFYPWFRKSIKLIVTLKILQPDSCDTKIL